Part of the Myxococcales bacterium genome is shown below.
CAGCAGTTGACCGTCGAGCGGCCGGACAACACCGAAGTGCTTTTCCCAGCCGATTTCCTTCTTGCCGACGCAGATCGTGCAGGTGCCGACCGGCGGGTTGCCGCGCAACGCCAGCGACTCCGGCGCTTCCGGGGTCTGCCGGACCATCTCGACCAGCGGATCGATGCCGATGCCGTACAAGGCGTTGACCTCGCGCACCTTCACCTCGGGCGCCGCCAACTGGATGCGGGCGCGGAACACCTCGCGCTCGGCCTGCGACACCAGGTCGATCTTGGTGACCACGGCGATGTCGGCGAGCGACAGGATGGGGCCGACCTTGAGGGGCAGGTTCATGCCGCTGGTCGCCTCGAGGACCGCGATGCCCAGGCCGCCGTCGGCGTAAGGCGCGCAACGCAGGCACAGGCCCGCCGTCTCGACCAGCAGGATCGTCGCCAGGTTCCGCTCCGCCCAGCGCAACGCGTCGCCCAGCACCATGACGCTGCAGTGATCCGGGCACAATTCGCCGGAGTACGTCTTGCGCGTCGGAATGTCGAATTCCTTCGCGAACAGTTCGTCCTCGTCGGCATACTGCACGTCGATTTTCAAAAACGCCGGGCGCTCGCCCATCCCGATCAGTTTCTTCGTGACGTGCCGCAGCACCGCCGTCTTGCCGGTCGTCGCCGGCCCCGCGCAAATGACCAGTTTCATGCCAAACCTCCGACATCTTGCAGTTGCAATTGATTACCCAGGCGGATTTTCTCGCGCAGGGCCGTGTACATGTCGTCCCACCGGCTGACGGTGACGGCGCACTTCTTCTCTTCCTCGTTGGTTACCAGCAGCTTCGTGATGCAGCCGTTCTCCAGCACGATCCGGTAATCCGAAAGCAGCGCGATGCGCGGATCGTGGGTGACGAAAATGAAGATCTTGCGGTGCTGCCGCAGCAGTTCCAGCGCCCGCGTCCGGTTGATGCCCGCGTTTTCGACCTCGTCCAACAGCACGATCGGCGTGTTGCAGACGATCGTCGCGTCGGCGATCAGCATCGCGCGGGTCTGGCCGCCGGAAAGCTCGGTCATCGTGTTGGTCTCGATGATCGGCTCGCCGGTAAGCTGGTTGGCGAAGTCGATCGTCTGCTGCACCAACTCGCTCACCTTGGCGTTGCTGTCGCAACGGATGCCGGCGTGGATTTTCAAAAACTCGATCACCGACAGGTCGGAAAGAAAATTGGTGTGCTGGGTGATCAGGGCAATCGGATTGCTTGACGGGTTGTAACGATAGGCCGCCGGTGGCCGTTTCCCGTCGATCAGCAGGCGCCGCCCGGTGGGCGTGTTGCCGTCGGCGAACAGCTCGATGTCGTTGATCAGCGTGGTTTTGCCCGAGCCGGTCGGCCCGACGATGCTGACCACGTCGCCCATGTTCATGTCGATGCGTTGGACCGGCTCCGGCGCGCCGTTTTTGCCGTGTCCGCCAATCAAAGTGATGGTCTCCACAATACCCTCCTTAACCGATCGGATAAGTCATATTTAAGCGGAAAAAAAAGTTACACCACTTCCGCCAGGGTGGTTTCTTCCAACTTCTTCGCGGTGTAGTCGCGAATATCGCGAAAAACCGCGGTCAGGCGTTCTTCCTTTTCGATGGGGGTGGACTCGTAAAAATAGGTGCTGACCGATTCGGTCGGCGCCAGGGCGCCGTCGAAGAGGCGAATGATCTCGGCGATGGAGATTTCGCCGGCGTCGCGGGCGAGGCGAAAGCCGCCGTGTTGGCCCTTGGTGCTCATCACGATCCGGGCCCGTTTTAGCGCCAGCATGATCTGCTCGAGGAAACTCTGCGGGATGCCCTGCTCCTTCGCGATCCGCTCGGCGCTGATGTAACCCTCGTCGCCGTCGTGACGCGCCAGGTAAATCAAGGCCAGCAAGGCGTATTCGCTACGAGAAGTCAGCCGCATGTTTCCGTCCCCGTATGTTTTACGACTAGTCCGACCAGATTAGTAGCATAAGATAACAAGGCCGTCAAGCCGGATTTTTGAGCCATTTGGTCCCGGCCCGCCGCCGCCCCGGAGATTCGCCTTTCAGGATTCATTCCCCCTGGCGGCCGCAGCGAAACGCCCCTAGCCACGAGGGGCGACTCTTGTTAATGTAGCGCCGAATTTTCTCACACGGAGTATGACGATGGCTGTACCTCTTCTCGACCTCCAGATGCAATACAAGCAGATTCAAACGGAAGTGGAAGCGGCGGTGTTGGCGGGCTGCCGCTCGGGCCAGTATATCCTGGGTGCCGCGGTCGAAAAATTCGAGACGGAAATCGCGGCTTATTGCGGCGCGGGCGCCGCGTTGGGCGTTTCCTCGGGCAGCGACGCGCTGCTGATGGCGCTGATGGACGCCGGCGTCGGGCCGGGCGACGAGGTCATCACGACGCCGTTTTCGTTCTTCGCGACGGTGGGGGCGATCGTCCGCCTGGGCGCCACGCCCGTGTTCGCGGACATCGACCCGGACAGCTTCAACCTCGACGAGAACATCGCGCTGTCGAAATTCAATTACCGCACCAAGGCGGTGATCATCGTCCACCTGTTCGGCCGCTGGTGCGAGTGCGACCGGCTGAAGGCGGCCTGCGAAAAGCACCACATCCCGCTGATCGAGGACGCGGCGCAGGCGATCGGCTGCGCGGACGCCCAGGGCCGGCGTGCCGGCAGCGTCGGCCACTACGGCGCGTTCAGCTTTTTCCCGAGCAAGAACCTCGGCGCGTTCGGCGACGGCGGGCTGATCACCGTGCCGGATAAGGCGACCGGCGAGCGGGTGAAGCTGCTGCGCAACCACGGCATGAACCCGCCCTACACCCATCACGTGGTCGGCGGCAATTTCCGCCTCGACGCGCTGCAGGCGGCGATCCTCTCGGTCAAGCTGAAGTACCTGGAAGGCTGGCACGTCGGCCGGCAGGCCAACGCCGAGCGGTATCGCGAGTTGTTCGCCGAGGCCAAGGTCCCGGCGGAAAAGGTGAAACTGCCGACGACCGGCCCCGGCCGGCATATTTTCAACCAGTACACCATCCGCTGCGCCGACCGCGACGGCCTGCTGGCGCATCTGCGGGCGCGCAAAATCGGCTGTGCCGTGTACTATCCCAATTGCCTGCACCTGCAGCCGTGCTTCGCGAGCCTGAACCACAAGGCGGGGGATTATCCGTTATCGGAGCAGGCGGCGCGGGAAGTGTTGTCGATTCCGGTTTATCCCGAATTGACGATCGATCAGCAGCGCGAAGTCGCGCAGGCGATCGCGGAATTTTATCGGAAGCGCTAGACCAGCAGAATCAGGATGGCGGCCGCCGCGCTGGCGAGCAAACCGACCAGGCCCAGCGCGGTGGGGCGTTTTTTCAGCCAGAAAAACGACAGCAGCGCGGCCAGGACGACCTGGCCGGCGGCCGCCAGCACGAAAGCCTCCCAACCCGGCATTTCCTTCAGGCCGAGCAACAGGCCGAGCAATGCGCCGAACAGCAGCGCGCCCAGCAACGCCCCGTGGTTATAGACCGGGCCGGTAAACGCCTGGCGCTTGCTCAGCCCCAGCAGCAAGTTCACCAAACCGCCGATGCCGAAAACCAGGAGCAGGAAAACGCCTTCGTTGTTCTGCACCAACACCACCGCCTGGAAAAGCTGCAGCCCGACGAACAACAGGGCGAACAGAAACAGCACCAGAAGGGTGCTGAGAAACCGATTGCCGGTGGACAGATCGCTTGCCGTGCGCGGCGCGCCCAAAGCGATCAGGAACAGCGCCACCACACCGATGCCGACGCCGACCGCCTTCAACCCGAAAAGCTCGGCGGAGGAATCGAAAACTGTCAGCGACAACAAAATCGGCAAAGTCAGAACCACCGGCAGATGCCAGGGTTCGATCAGCAGGCTTTTTTCTTCCTGCGAACGCCAGAAGAAATAGGCGCCGACCGCCGCGATCAGGCCGACGATCAACCCGAACGGCAGCACCACCCATTCGACCACCGCGAATTGGCCGCGCACCGCCGCGTAAAGCACCGACAATACCGCCGCCGAGAACATTGCGATCGCCGTCAGCAAGTGCTGTGACTCGGTCCGGTCGCGGTCGCGCAACGCCGCCGGTAAAGCCAGCACGGAAAGCACGATGAAAGCGAGCAAATAAAGCATTTTCGGCGAACTCCCCAATAGGACGTGGGGGCGACGCATACACCTTTCCTGGGCTGGTGCGCCGCCGGCGGCAACCGTCGTTTGTCGGCAAAAAAAGTTTCCTTGAGTCGACGGGGTTTGTCAAGCTAACGATGCCCCGAAAATGGACCAAACCGCCTTCCGCAAGACAATTAGAAGCCCGTTTGGGGTTGGACGAATTCCGGCTGGCGGCAGCGGATGATTTTTGCGGCGGCAAGTCGATCCCACAGGGCGTCGGCGATCAGCCGGTGGCCGAGGACATTGGGATGTACATCGTCGAGAAACGGATTTTCGTCGGCGGCCAGCGCGGCGCCGAACAGGCCCGCAAGATCCACGTCGCTTGCGCCGGGTCGCCATTTCAGAAAATACGGGCCCGGCCGCGCGCCGGCGTCCGAACGATAAACGGCCGAAACGGTCGCCAGAAAACCGTGCTCCGGCGGCAACATCCGGCGCACCGCCTCGCGGTTGGCCCAAAAATCCTCCTCGCTCACCCGCACCCGCACCGCCGTCGGTTCCGCATCGCCGAACACCGCCCCCAACTGCCGCCCGAGATAATCGACATTGACGTTGCGGATCAAACGATACGAATAACTGGAACGGTAAAGCGCACGATGCAGAAAAAGGCTCCAGCGCGGCACGGCGGCCCAATCGCGATCAGCGCGGATCGGGGCCGGGCAGGCGTCGTTGGCGCCGAAAAAGAAAACGGCGCCGTCCGGCCGCAAACGGCCGGCGATTTCCGCCAGCAGCAAGCGTCCCTGGTAACTCGTGTACCCGGGTCGGCCGAAGTTCCAGACCTCGACCCGTTGCTCGGGGCTACAGGCCGCGATCCGTTTTTCCAGCCGGACCGCAAAGGTTTCGTCCGCGTTCACTCCCAGGCCGTAGGTCGAGCTGTCACCCAGGCAGACCAGGCGGATCGTGCCCGCCGGTTTGGGCGGTACCGGGCCGGGGATGCGGTATTCGGCGGGATCGGGCGGATAGATTTTCACGCCCAGCGTCAGGTATTCGTCCCAATCGACGCGCCCGCGGCCGACGGGGTGGCGCAGCCAGCGGTCGGTGTAGATCGCCTCGCCGGAACGGACGGTCACGCGCGCCAGACGCAACCCGGCCTCGGTCGCCAGCAGGAACAGAAGGACCGCCAGGCAGGCATAGAACAGGCGGCGCCGGCGACGGATCGGCCGTAGTGACGCCATGTTCCTCCCCCGGGCAGATTAGAGGTACTGGTCGATCAGCAATTCCGCGATTTGCACGGCGTTGAGCGCGGCGCCCTTGCGCAGGTTGTCGCTGACGATCCACAGGTTGAGGCCGTGGGGCACCGTCTCGTCGCGCCGGATGCGGCCGACGAACACCTCGTCGCGGCCGGCGGCGGCGAAATTGAGCGGATAGAGGTTGCCGTTCGGCTCGTCGGCGACGACGACGCCCGGGAATTTGGCGAGCAGCTCGCGCGCCGCCTCGGGCGACAGCTCTTTTTCGAACTCGACGTTCACCGCTTCGGCGTGGCAGGCGAAAGTGGGCACGCGCACGGTCGTCGGCGAGACGCGGATGGCCGGGTCGAGGATCTTGTTCGTCTCCCAGACCATTTTCATTTCTTCCTTCGTGTAGCCGTTGGGCTGGAAGACGTCGATGTGCGGCAGGCAGTTGAACGCGATCTGGTGCGGAAAACACTTCGGCTCGAACGGCTCCTGGTTGAACAGGGCGATCGTCTGTTCGGCCAGTTCGTCCATCGCTTCCTTGCCGGCGCCGGACACTGATTGATAGGTCGAGACGACGATGCGCTTGATCGTCGCCGCGTCGTGCAACGGTTTGAGCGCGACCACCATCTGGATCGTCGAGCAGTTGGGATTGGCAATGATGCCGCGCCGCGGGTAGCCCGCCGCCGCGTCCGGGTTGACCTCGGGCACCACCAGCGGCACGTCGTCGAAATAGCGAAACGCCGACGTGTTGTCGATGACCACCGCGCCCGCCGCCGCGGCCAGCGGCGCGAATTCCA
Proteins encoded:
- a CDS encoding cobalamin biosynthesis protein yields the protein MKLVICAGPATTGKTAVLRHVTKKLIGMGERPAFLKIDVQYADEDELFAKEFDIPTRKTYSGELCPDHCSVMVLGDALRWAERNLATILLVETAGLCLRCAPYADGGLGIAVLEATSGMNLPLKVGPILSLADIAVVTKIDLVSQAEREVFRARIQLAAPEVKVREVNALYGIGIDPLVEMVRQTPEAPESLALRGNPPVGTCTICVGKKEIGWEKHFGVVRPLDGQLLYRGE
- a CDS encoding ATP-binding cassette domain-containing protein, translated to MVETITLIGGHGKNGAPEPVQRIDMNMGDVVSIVGPTGSGKTTLINDIELFADGNTPTGRRLLIDGKRPPAAYRYNPSSNPIALITQHTNFLSDLSVIEFLKIHAGIRCDSNAKVSELVQQTIDFANQLTGEPIIETNTMTELSGGQTRAMLIADATIVCNTPIVLLDEVENAGINRTRALELLRQHRKIFIFVTHDPRIALLSDYRIVLENGCITKLLVTNEEEKKCAVTVSRWDDMYTALREKIRLGNQLQLQDVGGLA
- a CDS encoding Rrf2 family transcriptional regulator, with amino-acid sequence MRLTSRSEYALLALIYLARHDGDEGYISAERIAKEQGIPQSFLEQIMLALKRARIVMSTKGQHGGFRLARDAGEISIAEIIRLFDGALAPTESVSTYFYESTPIEKEERLTAVFRDIRDYTAKKLEETTLAEVV
- a CDS encoding DegT/DnrJ/EryC1/StrS family aminotransferase, whose amino-acid sequence is MAVPLLDLQMQYKQIQTEVEAAVLAGCRSGQYILGAAVEKFETEIAAYCGAGAALGVSSGSDALLMALMDAGVGPGDEVITTPFSFFATVGAIVRLGATPVFADIDPDSFNLDENIALSKFNYRTKAVIIVHLFGRWCECDRLKAACEKHHIPLIEDAAQAIGCADAQGRRAGSVGHYGAFSFFPSKNLGAFGDGGLITVPDKATGERVKLLRNHGMNPPYTHHVVGGNFRLDALQAAILSVKLKYLEGWHVGRQANAERYRELFAEAKVPAEKVKLPTTGPGRHIFNQYTIRCADRDGLLAHLRARKIGCAVYYPNCLHLQPCFASLNHKAGDYPLSEQAAREVLSIPVYPELTIDQQREVAQAIAEFYRKR
- a CDS encoding SGNH/GDSL hydrolase family protein, with amino-acid sequence MASLRPIRRRRRLFYACLAVLLFLLATEAGLRLARVTVRSGEAIYTDRWLRHPVGRGRVDWDEYLTLGVKIYPPDPAEYRIPGPVPPKPAGTIRLVCLGDSSTYGLGVNADETFAVRLEKRIAACSPEQRVEVWNFGRPGYTSYQGRLLLAEIAGRLRPDGAVFFFGANDACPAPIRADRDWAAVPRWSLFLHRALYRSSYSYRLIRNVNVDYLGRQLGAVFGDAEPTAVRVRVSEEDFWANREAVRRMLPPEHGFLATVSAVYRSDAGARPGPYFLKWRPGASDVDLAGLFGAALAADENPFLDDVHPNVLGHRLIADALWDRLAAAKIIRCRQPEFVQPQTGF
- a CDS encoding aspartate-semialdehyde dehydrogenase; amino-acid sequence: MGKKSTYNVAVVGATGLVGGEMLSILAERGFPVGEVRALASARSEGGTVEFGDESLTVQKLDRNSFTGIDIGLFSPGAAVSLEFAPLAAAAGAVVIDNTSAFRYFDDVPLVVPEVNPDAAAGYPRRGIIANPNCSTIQMVVALKPLHDAATIKRIVVSTYQSVSGAGKEAMDELAEQTIALFNQEPFEPKCFPHQIAFNCLPHIDVFQPNGYTKEEMKMVWETNKILDPAIRVSPTTVRVPTFACHAEAVNVEFEKELSPEAARELLAKFPGVVVADEPNGNLYPLNFAAAGRDEVFVGRIRRDETVPHGLNLWIVSDNLRKGAALNAVQIAELLIDQYL